One Brachyspira suanatina DNA segment encodes these proteins:
- the gmd gene encoding GDP-mannose 4,6-dehydratase, which yields MKKALITGITGQDGSYLTEFLLEKGYEVHGIIRRSSSFNTERIDHLYSDPHINDVKMFLHYGDLSDSSNLSRLLEKIQPDEIYNLAAQSHVRVSFDMPEYTADVTGLGTIRLLDAIKETQIKTKFYQASTSELYGKVVETPQTEKTPFYPRSPYACAKVYSYWITVNYRESYDMYACNGILFNHESPRRGETFVTKKITHAIARILNKEQDKLYLGNLDSKRDWGYAKDYVEAMWLMLQQDKADDYVIATGETHSVREFLDEAFGLVGLDWKKYVEIDPRYYRPTEVDLLLGDPTKAKEKLGWQPKTTFKELVKIMLEYDLKNVGLSLDKFKN from the coding sequence ATGAAAAAAGCACTTATCACAGGAATAACAGGACAGGATGGTTCTTATTTAACAGAATTTTTATTAGAAAAAGGATATGAAGTACATGGTATTATTAGAAGAAGTTCATCTTTTAATACAGAAAGAATAGATCATTTATATAGTGATCCTCATATTAATGATGTAAAAATGTTTCTTCATTATGGAGATTTATCAGATAGCTCTAATTTATCAAGATTATTAGAGAAGATACAGCCTGATGAGATATATAATTTAGCAGCTCAAAGCCATGTAAGAGTAAGTTTTGATATGCCTGAATACACTGCTGATGTTACAGGACTTGGTACAATTAGATTATTAGATGCCATTAAAGAAACTCAGATTAAAACAAAATTTTATCAGGCATCAACTAGTGAATTATATGGAAAAGTAGTTGAAACACCTCAGACAGAAAAGACACCTTTTTATCCTAGAAGTCCTTATGCTTGTGCTAAAGTATATTCATATTGGATTACTGTTAATTATAGAGAAAGTTATGATATGTATGCTTGTAATGGTATACTATTTAATCATGAAAGTCCTAGAAGGGGAGAGACTTTTGTTACAAAGAAAATTACTCATGCTATAGCTAGAATATTAAATAAAGAACAGGATAAATTATATTTAGGTAATTTAGATTCTAAAAGAGACTGGGGATATGCTAAGGATTATGTTGAGGCTATGTGGCTTATGCTGCAGCAAGATAAAGCCGATGATTATGTTATAGCTACAGGAGAAACACATTCTGTAAGAGAATTTTTGGATGAAGCTTTCGGACTTGTTGGACTTGATTGGAAAAAATATGTAGAAATAGATCCTAGATATTACAGACCTACAGAAGTTGATCTTTTACTTGGAGATCCTACAAAAGCAAAAGAAAAATTAGGCTGGCAGCCAAAAACTACATTTAAAGAATTAGTAAAAATAATGTTAGAATATGATTTAAAAAATGTAGGTTTAAGTTTGGATAAATTCAAAAATTGA
- a CDS encoding glycosyltransferase family 10 domain-containing protein produces MNNKLLLKKNLIEYLVWPIPFKKIRNSIRINSIHLKDLGYKINYNHYKNSIKGKKTFFVKNDWSVNEKEFNNNYFYNLIKNYYINDLEISYNPDIEFFGPVGKRYFLEKSKAKIKIFYTGECVSNKAIDKIWSEYSDNCINDVDLSLGFDRIDENKHENYVRFPIWIFYNFHGLLDNKNYTKDNIKKIIDDINNTKSNKNRFASLVASHDATNIRTQMYNQIIKIDSISCPGKLFHNDDTLKQNFNNDKTEYLKDFKFNICPENTISDGYITEKLFDAFKSGCIPIYNGDENIELDLVNKNALLFFKKDEDNTELIKEIEKLHKDDKLFDAFQKQIKIYDSMVDYLWERRVKILNRLETLINERLK; encoded by the coding sequence ATGAATAATAAATTATTATTAAAAAAAAATTTGATTGAATATTTAGTATGGCCTATTCCTTTTAAAAAAATTAGAAATAGTATAAGAATTAATTCTATTCATTTAAAGGATTTAGGCTATAAAATAAATTATAATCATTACAAAAATAGTATAAAGGGTAAAAAAACTTTTTTTGTAAAAAATGATTGGTCTGTAAATGAAAAAGAGTTTAACAACAATTATTTTTATAATTTAATAAAAAATTATTATATTAATGATTTGGAAATAAGTTACAATCCGGACATAGAATTTTTTGGTCCTGTAGGTAAAAGGTATTTCTTAGAAAAATCTAAAGCAAAAATAAAAATATTCTATACAGGAGAATGTGTATCAAATAAGGCTATTGATAAAATATGGTCTGAATATTCTGATAATTGTATTAATGATGTTGATTTATCTCTTGGTTTTGATAGAATAGATGAAAATAAGCATGAAAATTATGTAAGATTTCCTATTTGGATATTTTATAATTTTCATGGACTTTTAGATAATAAAAACTACACTAAAGATAATATTAAGAAAATTATAGATGATATTAATAATACTAAATCCAACAAAAATAGATTTGCTTCATTAGTTGCTAGCCATGATGCTACTAATATAAGAACTCAAATGTATAATCAAATAATAAAAATAGATTCTATAAGCTGTCCTGGAAAATTATTCCATAATGATGATACATTAAAACAAAATTTTAATAATGATAAAACAGAATATTTAAAAGATTTTAAATTTAATATATGTCCTGAAAATACAATTAGTGACGGATATATAACAGAGAAACTTTTTGATGCTTTTAAATCAGGATGCATACCAATATATAATGGTGATGAGAATATAGAACTTGATTTAGTTAATAAAAATGCATTATTATTCTTTAAAAAAGATGAAGATAATACAGAACTTATAAAAGAAATAGAAAAACTTCATAAAGATGATAAATTATTTGATGCTTTTCAAAAACAAATAAAAATATATGACTCTATGGTTGATTATCTTTGGGAGAGAAGAGTAAAAATATTAAACAGATTAGAAACTCTAATAAATGAGAGACTTAAATAA